The following are encoded together in the Halomonas halophila genome:
- the nudE gene encoding ADP compounds hydrolase NudE codes for MTDDHAPHKPHVLARRSVARSRLFNIEEMELRFSNGAERTFERLGGTGRGVGAVMIVAMPDPEHVLLIREYAAGVEDYALTLPKGLVDPGEDIVTAANRELMEECGFGAHRLEPLVELTLAPNYMRHRMQVMLATDLYPRRLPGDEPEPLIVETHAIDEIGALLTREDFHEARAIAALYIARDKMRAENASPSIW; via the coding sequence ATGACCGACGACCATGCCCCCCACAAGCCGCACGTCCTGGCCCGGCGCAGCGTCGCCCGCAGCCGGCTGTTCAACATCGAGGAGATGGAGCTGCGCTTTTCCAACGGTGCCGAGCGCACCTTCGAGCGGCTGGGCGGCACCGGACGCGGCGTCGGCGCGGTGATGATCGTGGCCATGCCCGATCCCGAGCACGTGCTGCTGATCCGCGAGTACGCCGCCGGCGTCGAGGACTACGCCCTGACCCTGCCCAAGGGGCTGGTGGATCCCGGCGAGGACATCGTCACCGCCGCCAATCGCGAGCTGATGGAGGAATGCGGCTTCGGCGCCCATCGCCTGGAGCCGCTGGTGGAACTGACCCTGGCGCCGAACTACATGCGTCACCGCATGCAGGTGATGCTGGCCACGGACCTCTACCCCAGGCGCCTGCCCGGCGACGAGCCGGAGCCGCTGATCGTCGAGACCCACGCCATCGACGAGATCGGCGCGCTGCTGACCCGGGAGGACTTCCACGAGGCCCGCGCCATCGCGGCCCTCTACATCGCCCGGGACAAGATGCGCGCCGAGAACGCCAGCCCCTCGATCTGGTAG
- a CDS encoding oxidoreductase, with protein MKTQTLNVGLIGFGMAGRTFHAPLIQTAPGLELTAVVSSDAERVQAVYPEVAVHAKSASLFADPDIDLVVIATPNETHFPLAKAALAKGKHVVLDKPFAVSLAEARQLKSLADGAERLLSVFHNRRWDSDLLTLKGLLDEQRLGRVVEVESRFDRFRPTVPDRWREQHRPGSGIWFDLGPHLLDQARSLFGMPRAILLELASLRDGAEIDDDFQAVLEYDRLRVTLKASALVAEPTPRWRVNGTRGSFVKYGLDPQEDWLKAGEIPQPAWGVDPSPGRLTLNEGEGDAVELVHHEVEAVPGDYRAYYDAIARTLLRGTPPPVSVDEALDVMSLLEAGLDSYRQGRWVKLKEGGSLPRRLHAKG; from the coding sequence ATGAAGACCCAGACCCTCAACGTCGGCCTGATCGGTTTCGGCATGGCCGGACGCACCTTCCATGCGCCCTTGATCCAGACCGCACCGGGCCTCGAGCTCACCGCCGTGGTCTCCAGCGACGCGGAACGGGTCCAGGCGGTCTATCCCGAAGTGGCGGTGCATGCCAAGTCGGCCTCGCTGTTCGCCGATCCCGACATCGACCTGGTGGTCATCGCCACGCCCAACGAGACCCACTTTCCACTGGCCAAGGCGGCGCTGGCCAAGGGCAAGCACGTGGTGCTCGACAAGCCCTTCGCCGTGTCGCTGGCCGAGGCGCGTCAGCTCAAGAGCCTGGCCGACGGCGCCGAGCGCCTGCTCAGCGTCTTCCACAACCGTCGCTGGGACAGCGACCTCCTGACCCTCAAGGGCTTGCTCGACGAGCAACGCCTGGGTCGGGTGGTCGAGGTGGAATCGCGCTTCGACCGCTTCCGACCGACGGTGCCCGACCGCTGGCGCGAGCAGCATCGCCCCGGCAGCGGCATCTGGTTCGACCTGGGCCCGCACCTGCTCGACCAGGCCCGGTCGCTGTTCGGCATGCCTCGGGCCATCCTGCTGGAACTCGCCAGCCTGCGCGACGGCGCCGAGATCGACGATGACTTCCAGGCGGTGCTCGAATACGACCGGCTGCGCGTGACCCTCAAGGCCAGTGCCCTGGTGGCCGAGCCCACGCCGCGCTGGCGGGTCAACGGCACCCGTGGCAGTTTCGTGAAGTACGGCCTGGACCCGCAGGAGGACTGGCTCAAGGCCGGCGAGATTCCGCAGCCGGCCTGGGGCGTCGATCCGTCGCCGGGACGGCTGACGCTGAACGAAGGGGAGGGCGACGCGGTCGAGCTCGTCCATCACGAGGTCGAGGCCGTGCCGGGCGATTACCGTGCCTACTACGACGCCATCGCCCGTACCCTGCTGCGCGGCACGCCGCCGCCGGTGAGCGTCGACGAGGCGCTGGACGTGATGAGTCTGCTCGAGGCGGGGCTGGACAGCTATCGCCAGGGGCGCTGGGTCAAGCTCAAGGAGGGTGGCAGCCTGCCGCGCCGGCTGCACGCCAAGGGCTGA
- a CDS encoding ATP-binding cassette domain-containing protein, whose product MLDCHDLTFHYTRCDPGETPDFRFAFRLAPGECLSVEGPSGSGKSTLLALLAGFLEPGGGRLDWTGEDLLARPPWERGITTVFQEHNLFDHLPVWLNVGLGLAPDMKLTREQKRRIREGLAEVGLEGLHDRLPDELSGGQRQRVALLRALLRGAPLLLLDEPFTGLDDATRRGLWALVRRQKAAGVAVLLVSHDRDDIEALADRRCRLEGGRLVAVGD is encoded by the coding sequence ATGCTCGACTGCCATGACCTGACCTTCCACTACACGCGCTGCGATCCGGGCGAGACGCCGGACTTCCGCTTTGCCTTCCGGCTCGCGCCGGGGGAATGCCTGTCGGTGGAGGGGCCGTCGGGGTCCGGCAAGAGCACGCTGCTGGCGTTGCTGGCCGGCTTCCTCGAGCCCGGCGGCGGGCGGCTCGACTGGACGGGGGAGGACCTGCTGGCGCGGCCGCCCTGGGAGCGCGGCATCACCACCGTCTTCCAGGAGCACAACCTGTTCGATCACCTGCCGGTGTGGCTCAACGTGGGCCTCGGCCTGGCGCCGGACATGAAGCTCACTCGCGAGCAGAAACGGCGTATCCGCGAGGGGCTGGCCGAGGTCGGGCTCGAGGGGCTCCACGACCGGCTGCCCGACGAGCTCTCCGGCGGCCAGCGCCAGCGGGTGGCACTGCTGCGTGCGCTGCTGCGGGGCGCGCCGCTGCTGCTGCTCGACGAGCCCTTCACCGGGCTCGACGACGCCACCCGGCGCGGGCTGTGGGCGCTGGTGCGTCGTCAGAAGGCGGCCGGCGTGGCGGTGCTGCTGGTCAGCCACGACCGCGACGACATCGAGGCCCTGGCCGACCGCCGCTGCCGGCTCGAAGGCGGGCGGCTGGTGGCGGTCGGCGACTAG
- the thiB gene encoding thiamine ABC transporter substrate binding subunit gives MAPKVQVVGVALAALLVAGSVQAGETLTVYTYDSFVSEWGPGPGIEEAFEARCGCDLAFVALPGGVDILQRLRLEGQDTAADVVLGLDMNLMAEARALDLLAPHGVDTGALDLPIDWSDDNFLPYDWGHFAFVYDTERLETPPGSFEELLDAPDDVKVILQDPRTSVTGLGLLLWIKKVYGERAPEIWARLNERVLTVTSGWSQAYFSLFMNGEAPMVLSYATSPAYHMAVEGTDRYQAAEFDDGHYLQVETAARVATSEHPALAREFLAFMLTPDFQRHIPLGNVMHPAIDLGDELPEVYERLIAPESLTFTPEAVQAHRREWLREWRNAAAR, from the coding sequence ATGGCTCCCAAGGTTCAGGTCGTCGGTGTGGCGCTTGCCGCGCTGCTGGTCGCCGGCTCCGTTCAGGCCGGCGAGACCCTCACCGTCTATACCTACGACTCCTTCGTCTCCGAGTGGGGGCCGGGGCCCGGCATCGAGGAGGCCTTCGAGGCCCGCTGCGGCTGCGATCTCGCGTTCGTCGCCTTGCCCGGCGGCGTCGACATCCTCCAGCGGCTGCGTCTCGAGGGGCAGGACACCGCCGCCGACGTGGTGCTGGGGCTGGACATGAACCTGATGGCCGAGGCCCGCGCGCTGGACCTGCTGGCGCCCCACGGCGTCGACACCGGCGCCCTCGACCTGCCCATCGACTGGAGCGACGACAACTTCCTGCCCTACGACTGGGGCCACTTCGCCTTCGTTTACGACACCGAGCGGCTCGAGACGCCGCCCGGGAGCTTCGAGGAACTGCTCGACGCCCCGGACGACGTCAAGGTGATCCTCCAGGACCCGCGCACCAGCGTCACCGGCCTGGGGCTCTTGCTGTGGATCAAGAAGGTCTACGGCGAGCGGGCGCCGGAGATATGGGCGCGCCTCAACGAGCGCGTGCTGACCGTCACCAGCGGCTGGAGCCAGGCCTACTTCTCGCTGTTCATGAACGGCGAGGCGCCGATGGTGCTCTCCTACGCCACCTCGCCGGCCTATCACATGGCCGTCGAGGGCACCGACCGCTACCAGGCCGCCGAATTCGACGACGGCCACTACCTGCAGGTGGAAACGGCCGCCCGGGTGGCGACCAGCGAGCATCCCGCGCTCGCTCGCGAGTTCCTGGCCTTCATGCTGACGCCGGACTTCCAGCGCCATATTCCGCTGGGCAACGTCATGCATCCGGCCATCGACCTCGGCGATGAGCTGCCCGAGGTCTATGAGCGGCTGATCGCCCCCGAGAGCCTGACCTTCACGCCCGAAGCGGTGCAGGCCCATCGTCGCGAGTGGCTCCGCGAGTGGCGCAACGCCGCCGCCCGATGA
- the ilvD gene encoding dihydroxy-acid dehydratase encodes MPEYRSRTTTAGRNMAGARALWRATGMKDDDFHKPIIAVANSFTQFVPGHVHLKDMGQLVAREIEKAGGVAKEFNTIAVDDGIAMGHDGMLYSLPSRDIIADSVEYMVNGHCADALVCISNCDKITPGMLMAAMRLNIPVIFVSGGPMEAGKTKLLDHGLDLVDAMVMAADDSVDDETLREVERSACPTCGSCSGMFTANSMNCLTEALGLALPGNGTLLATHGDRRRLFETAGHRIVELAKRYYEGDEAHLLPRAIGAKPAFKNAMTLDIAMGGSTNTILHLLAAAQEAGIDFDMDDIDRLSREVPQLCKVAPNTQKYHIEDVHRAGGIMAILGELDRAGVLDTRVPTVYGDSLAEALEEWDIMRSPSAEVVEFYKAGPGGVPTQTAFSQSARWPSLDGDRATGCIRDLAHAFSREGGLAVLKGNIALDGCVVKSAGVDESILVFEGPAHVVESQDQAVEHILGDKVKEGDVVVIRYEGPKGGPGMQEMLYPTSYLKSKGLGKACALLTDGRFSGGTSGLSIGHASPEAAAGGAIGLVRSGDIIRIDIPNRTIDVKLSDEELAERRRAEEARGRDAWKPSIQRVRKVSAALKAYALLATSADKGAVRDLTKLD; translated from the coding sequence ATGCCCGAGTATCGCTCCCGCACCACCACCGCCGGCCGCAACATGGCCGGTGCCCGCGCCCTGTGGCGCGCCACCGGCATGAAGGACGACGACTTCCACAAGCCGATCATCGCGGTGGCCAACTCCTTCACCCAGTTCGTGCCCGGCCACGTCCACCTCAAGGACATGGGCCAGCTGGTGGCTCGCGAGATCGAGAAGGCCGGCGGGGTGGCCAAGGAATTCAACACCATCGCCGTCGACGACGGCATCGCCATGGGCCATGACGGCATGCTCTACTCGTTGCCGAGCCGCGACATCATCGCCGACAGCGTCGAGTACATGGTCAACGGCCACTGCGCCGACGCCCTGGTGTGCATCTCCAACTGCGACAAGATCACCCCCGGAATGCTGATGGCCGCCATGCGCCTCAACATCCCGGTGATATTCGTCTCCGGCGGCCCCATGGAGGCCGGCAAGACCAAGCTCTTGGACCACGGCCTCGACCTGGTCGACGCCATGGTCATGGCCGCCGACGACTCGGTGGACGACGAGACCCTGAGAGAGGTCGAGCGCAGCGCCTGTCCGACCTGCGGCAGCTGCTCCGGCATGTTCACCGCCAACTCCATGAACTGCCTGACCGAGGCGCTGGGTCTGGCGCTGCCGGGCAACGGCACCCTGCTGGCCACCCACGGCGACCGCCGCCGGCTGTTCGAGACCGCCGGCCATCGCATCGTCGAGCTGGCCAAGCGCTACTACGAGGGCGACGAGGCGCATCTGCTGCCGCGCGCCATCGGCGCCAAGCCGGCGTTCAAGAACGCCATGACCCTGGACATCGCCATGGGCGGTTCCACCAACACCATCCTGCACCTGCTGGCCGCGGCCCAGGAAGCCGGCATCGACTTCGACATGGACGACATCGATCGCCTGTCCCGCGAGGTGCCGCAGCTGTGCAAGGTGGCGCCCAACACCCAGAAGTATCACATCGAGGACGTGCATCGCGCCGGCGGCATCATGGCGATCCTCGGCGAGCTGGACCGCGCCGGGGTGCTGGATACCCGGGTGCCCACCGTCTACGGCGACAGCCTGGCCGAGGCCCTCGAGGAGTGGGACATCATGCGTTCGCCGAGTGCCGAGGTCGTGGAGTTCTACAAGGCCGGCCCCGGCGGCGTCCCGACCCAGACCGCGTTCTCCCAGAGCGCCCGCTGGCCGAGCCTCGACGGCGACCGCGCCACCGGCTGCATCCGCGACCTGGCGCACGCCTTCTCCCGTGAGGGCGGCCTGGCCGTGCTCAAGGGCAATATCGCCCTCGACGGCTGCGTGGTGAAGTCCGCCGGCGTCGACGAGTCGATCCTGGTCTTCGAGGGGCCGGCCCACGTGGTCGAATCCCAGGATCAGGCGGTGGAGCACATCCTCGGCGACAAGGTGAAGGAAGGCGACGTGGTGGTGATCCGCTACGAGGGGCCGAAGGGCGGCCCGGGCATGCAGGAGATGCTCTACCCGACCTCCTACCTGAAGTCCAAGGGCCTGGGCAAGGCCTGCGCGCTGCTCACCGACGGCCGCTTTTCCGGCGGCACCTCGGGCCTGTCGATCGGCCACGCCTCCCCGGAAGCCGCCGCCGGTGGCGCCATCGGCCTGGTCCGGAGCGGCGATATCATCCGCATCGACATTCCCAACCGGACCATCGACGTGAAGCTCTCCGACGAGGAGCTCGCCGAGCGTCGCCGCGCCGAGGAAGCCCGCGGCCGCGATGCCTGGAAGCCGAGCATCCAGCGCGTGCGCAAGGTCTCGGCGGCGCTCAAGGCCTATGCGCTGCTGGCCACCTCCGCCGACAAGGGTGCGGTGCGCGACCTGACCAAGCTCGACTGA
- the thiP gene encoding thiamine/thiamine pyrophosphate ABC transporter permease, with protein sequence MALVAVAGLGLGSLGALLWQARELHPAMLWQEPWLAAVLRFTLWQASLSTLLSIGLAIPVALALARRPRFLGRRLLLRAMELSLVIPSLIALFGLVAVHGRRGWLAPLSDWLGGLPDDYLYGLSGIVLAHVFYNLPLAARLMLQALEEASPAQWRLAGQLGLSRGVLWRALEWPRLAPLLPRLAALVFTLCFTSFAIVMTLGGGPASSTLEVALYQAMKFDHDLALAALLALTQLAICLTLWLVALSRGGTPSLAVGGRPGRPAGRWWRRDAQGLSRLTDAFWLIGLAALLLPPLVAVLVAGVLGLPEMPRGASLWPAALRSLSMAFAAGLGSLALAVALLAGRQWLRDRRRPLAAALMEGGGQLILVIPALVFGTGLFLLLRPRLGSGWEGYALVVLVNAFMALPFAMQVIRGALPGLSAPERRLADQLGVRGMARLRWLQWPRLRRPLALALAYAMTLSLGDFSVIALFGSPAAPTLPMLLFQQLGGYRWQGAAATALLLLALVALVFAALDRLTRHPPRHRWRAASPQGRPDARLP encoded by the coding sequence GTGGCGCTCGTCGCGGTGGCGGGGTTAGGCCTCGGCAGCCTCGGCGCGCTCCTGTGGCAGGCCCGCGAGCTGCATCCGGCGATGCTGTGGCAGGAGCCGTGGCTGGCCGCCGTGCTGCGCTTCACCCTGTGGCAGGCCAGCCTCTCCACGCTGCTGTCGATCGGCCTGGCGATTCCCGTGGCCCTGGCGCTGGCCCGGCGGCCGCGCTTCCTCGGCCGGCGCCTGCTGCTGCGGGCCATGGAGCTGTCGCTGGTGATCCCGAGCCTGATCGCGCTGTTCGGGCTGGTCGCCGTACACGGCCGGCGCGGCTGGCTGGCGCCGCTGAGCGATTGGCTGGGCGGGCTGCCCGACGACTATCTCTACGGCCTCTCCGGCATCGTGCTGGCCCACGTCTTCTACAACCTGCCGCTGGCCGCGCGGCTGATGCTGCAGGCTCTCGAGGAGGCGTCGCCGGCCCAGTGGCGGCTGGCCGGCCAGCTGGGGCTGTCTCGCGGCGTGCTGTGGCGGGCGCTGGAGTGGCCGCGGCTGGCACCGCTGCTGCCGCGTCTCGCCGCGCTGGTGTTCACGCTGTGCTTCACCAGCTTCGCCATCGTCATGACCCTGGGCGGCGGGCCGGCGTCCTCGACTCTGGAAGTGGCGCTCTACCAGGCCATGAAGTTCGACCATGACCTGGCCCTGGCGGCGCTGCTGGCGCTGACCCAGCTGGCGATCTGCCTGACGCTGTGGCTCGTGGCGCTGTCCCGCGGCGGCACGCCGTCGCTGGCGGTGGGCGGGCGCCCCGGCCGGCCTGCCGGGCGCTGGTGGCGCCGCGACGCTCAGGGGCTCTCGCGCCTCACCGATGCCTTCTGGCTCATCGGGCTGGCCGCGCTGCTGTTGCCGCCGCTGGTGGCGGTGCTGGTGGCCGGCGTGCTCGGCCTGCCGGAGATGCCCCGCGGCGCGAGCCTCTGGCCGGCGGCGCTGCGCAGTCTCTCGATGGCATTCGCCGCCGGGCTCGGTTCGCTGGCGCTGGCCGTGGCGCTGCTCGCCGGGCGCCAGTGGCTGCGCGACCGGCGGCGGCCGCTTGCCGCCGCGCTGATGGAGGGCGGCGGCCAGCTGATCCTGGTGATTCCGGCGCTGGTGTTCGGCACCGGCCTGTTCCTGCTGCTGCGCCCGCGGCTCGGCAGCGGCTGGGAGGGCTATGCCCTGGTGGTGCTGGTCAATGCCTTCATGGCGCTGCCCTTCGCCATGCAGGTGATCCGCGGTGCGCTGCCGGGCCTCTCGGCGCCGGAGCGGCGGCTGGCCGACCAGCTCGGGGTGCGCGGCATGGCCCGGCTGCGCTGGCTGCAGTGGCCGCGGCTGCGCCGCCCGCTGGCCCTGGCGCTGGCCTACGCGATGACGCTGTCGCTCGGCGACTTCAGCGTCATCGCGCTGTTCGGCAGCCCCGCGGCGCCGACCCTGCCGATGCTGCTGTTCCAGCAGCTGGGCGGCTACCGCTGGCAGGGCGCGGCGGCTACCGCGCTGCTGCTGCTGGCCCTGGTGGCGCTGGTGTTCGCCGCCCTCGACCGCCTGACCCGACACCCGCCGCGCCACCGCTGGCGGGCCGCTTCGCCGCAAGGACGCCCCGATGCTCGACTGCCATGA